From the Helianthus annuus cultivar XRQ/B chromosome 17, HanXRQr2.0-SUNRISE, whole genome shotgun sequence genome, the window atcaaaaaagaaaaaaagattgGAAAAGAAAGCAATTTGAATCAACCCAACTAGACACATCACAcatgccaaaaaaaaaaactaccatTATTTATACTCTACTTAAGCTACCTGAAGATCAGACCAATTATGTTACCAAAGTATACCTTTTTGGTGAATCAAATAACTAATCGGGGTAGTTTAATCTTTATGAAGGTTCCAATATACGCCGCAGCACAACTGACTGGCTCCATTTCAGCTTCATTTGCCCTACGAGTGTTGCTTGAACAAGTAAAACATTTGGGGACAACAACACCTTCAGGGACTGACCTACAAGCTCTAATCATGGAGATCATAGTCACTTTTTGTATGATGTTTGTCACTTCCGCTGTCGCAACAGATTCTAAAGCCGTAAGAATGATTGTTTcacatataaataataaaaactatgGAGTACGGTAAACtggtaataaaaaaaaaatcagttaTTTCGAGCATCTTAAAATTAATTGTAGGTAGGAGAGCTAGCAGGTATAGCAGTTGGATCATCAGTATGCATTACTTCCATCTTAGCAGGGTACAACTTTAAAACTACAATTAAACTCCTTATAtgttaatgaatcaactaaataatatatatatataacacatgcATATTTAATTTGCAGACCAGTATCAGGAGGATCGATGAACCCAGCACGCACCATTGGACCTGCATTAGCTAGCAACAACTATAAGGCCATTTGGGTGTACATTTTCGGTCCCATAACAGGGACGATATCAGGGGCGTTATGCTACAGTTTTATTCGACATATAGATAGACCGATTCAGACAGTATCTTCTTTTAAACTTAGAAGGATGAAGAGCAACGATGGAAATGCTACAGAGAAAGATTCTCCTAGTTTCGTGTAATGATATAACTAGTAACATGTCATATGATATATATGaataatatatattaaagaaGTGCATTCAAGCACATTTCTATTATCAGTTTTAAATCCACACAAGTCCATCAACCAACTCAATCATGCTGTTTCTCAAATTGCATATCATAAATCACATATAAATAAAATAGTTATAGAATTTTTGAATGCCAGAATGGCATCAAATGCTCCTGATGATGATGACAAAACGTGACAGATTAAGAATATTGTTTATATATCTTAAActattaaataaaacaaaaaaaagggTTATGCAATTAAAACTATTGTTAAGACAAAAATGATGTCAAGTTTTCTTTCAGGTCATGATGCAGTCTTTTGAATTTCTTCCAACTTCACAGCATTTTCCTTATCAGAAAACTTTTCTAGCAATTTTCTGCTTGTTTCTTCAGATGAGAAATTTTGTTAATCACTGAATAATTACAAAAGTGAAGAATTTTTTTCAACTTGTTTACCAACCAACTTTGGCACTAAACTATAGTGCACAACAACCTTAATTATATCAATTTTTTTCAGCTATTTGTTAGTTCCAATGGTGTTCTTCATCTGAGACATTCAATAATATTCCAATATATTCACTTAAAAGagtaatctttatttatttatttatttttttatgttttagcAGGTGGTTCTTTAAACATGCTCAGTAGCACTGTCTTCTTTCCAATAATATTATTCTCTCTTTTTCTATAATCAATTTTTTTGTGCAAAATTGTGTTTAGTATTTTTGTAAGTTTTGGTCCCTTTGGATATCAATTTTGCCTCTTATATTTATTGCTAGATTTGTTGAAGTTTAATTTGTTTGTTTAAACATTAGAATTTTGATTTAGAAATTGAACTAGGTAATGCTAAAATTAAataagttatatcaattaccaaaTGAGAGGTGTTTGGCTATAGgatgtggtcatgaccctcatgattACCATGACCCTCCATGTCAGTGTCATGTCACTCACCTCTAATCCACAATTCAAAACCACTACCCGAAGGGTATGGCCATGACCCAAACCATTGTcgccttatttattttaatttatccttgtttaaagaaaaggaaatgattacttgaaaaatggaaaggagggccatggttgccatggtttaatccatgcaaaccgtAATAGATTAGGGAAGGGGGTGGTATAgtcttccattcatgttcctacgtGGCGAATTatgtcccaaccatgacccccacaccctTTAGTTATGCCAATTTATATTTATACGAACATATACCTTTGAAAGCAAAATTTAAAAGACACGTATTATAAAAGTCCCACAAGTCGACATACCTGTTTAGACTAACATGACCTTAGTGACAACCAGCACAATTTCATAATCAAAATCATCATTCACGTAGATATTTCATTAGTTCCACATcatttgatacaaaccaaaccaAGATATAAATAAAATCTAACCTTAGGTTTTAAAATGAACCAACTTGAACCGGACTTcacttttatattttattttgaggTAGCATGGATGGGGATGTTGGATATGAATATATGATGCATTTAACTCGATGGGGATGAGGGTTTCAAACTTATTATGGCTTCATCTCACCGCCATTGCTTATTTATAAACTCTTGGGATTGTGGCTATATAACTTGCCAACTTTTCCAAAGCCCCGGCCCACTCCGATACCACTTGTCACATAGTCGTCTACTAAAGCTTCACACAACACCCTCGTTATTTTGTCTCGCTTATTGATATGGGTCACTGGTTTTGTTATGCCAGTCATTGGTACGATGAACTATAAGTGCTTTCAATACAGGACAGAGGCTATGCAACAATGACCAATAAACCTAAAAGGTTCAACAAAAATTTAGTACAAGCGATGTTTCAAACATTAGATAGGCCACGTTAGACTCTTTTTTTGTAGTTACATTGTACAAAGGATGAAGAAAGAAGATAGACTAAACTCCCATGTTCATATGCAACATACGTTCTGTTGTGACCTCGTAGTGTTTTCTTGTCCACTTTACAAAAAATATATTACATAAAACCTCGATGTTATTCTTATAGTAGTAAGCAGTATCTCATGTAGTAGGACTTACAAATGGCGATCAAACGTTTCGGTTTGACATAAATGAAGACTTTCTGATGCAATATAAAACCTTCGGATGAAGACTAATTACAATATAAAACATATATATTGCATTGTTTTGTGATGATAAATTTAATCATATAATGTATCATTATTATAATATTGCATTCTCCATGGTGAAAAATGAAGAATAACATAGATCGAATACACTCAAAACAATATGGAAATTAGCATTCACTAAATTcatattatttttacaaacaataCGAAAAAGATACAAATTACCTTATATTCTACGGCAATTGATGGCAATGAATGAACCTCCATACATTGCTTGTGGATCATTGGCGGTCTTTAGGCGTCAGATTCCAATTCTTCGATAAAATTCAGTTGATGTTGACAGACAACGTTGTCTGCCCGTGTGGACGGGTGGTTTTCGATCACCGCATCTTCGTACTTTTTGTTTTTGAAGTTCATCCGGAAACAACATCTTATTCGATCTTTTTCCTTTACTACTATCCATCagttttgtttatttgtgttcaGAATCACGAATCAGATGATATGTGAATGACTgagagataaaaaaaaaaaaaatggagaTAATTTAGGGTTAGGTTTGTAAAGGTGAGGCTAAATTACCAATATACCCACATCATgttttagagcattcacattcattCCATCAAATAATGTGTGTGGAGTTTTTAAAATgtaaagagtataaaaaatggttgtgagtggaggagagagaaaatattactgttcatctgtatatttagggggacactgttcaccctaataattttttaatatattttaaaagtggttgtgagtgaaggagagagaaaatgtaatgataaaggtataaataatattatttaattgaaaatgagagaaaaaGTGTAGTGTTTTTTAATGTAATTTATGGTGAAAATatgatggaatggatgtgaatgctcttatttATCTCTTTAACAAATTACAATGTCAACAAAATATACTATTTTTTATTTCAACTAGTGATCAAAACATTTATGTGAAAGATGAGTCTCTTTAAATTCTTACAAATTTATAAGTTTTGAGATGATTCTTATCTAAGAACACTCGTAGTGTGgcggttttaaaaaaaaaaaaaaaaaaaacgctcaACCCCCCCCCCTTACATTAGGCGTtgtttggtgttttttttttttaaatcaagttGGCGTTTTAAATAAAACGCTGAATTGTGCATAGGGGCGAGAGATATGACCGTTGCCAACGGTCaattgtttaatatttttatttttttaattccaAAATTTACCCACTATATAAATCATACCCACTTcttcctattttttataaaaaaactcacGCTTTCTCTCCTACTTCTtctatattttatacaaatatgCATCAATTCCGACCGCAAGACCcatgaacccgaacacaacccaaccgcaacacccgtataaccttcaagacatggacccgagcgTGTTAACGTACGCGTCTTACTTGAGTGGCGCCACTCCGTCTGTGCCTCCCACCttcggctatggtcaagccggcgggtcgCAACCTTCACAACAACAAGCCAAACCCGATGTCGATGTCgtgccggagacgcaacccgaaccggtgcCAAACAAATCGAAACGCGGCAgaaggtcgcataagaagaaggaaAAAGACGAACCTCGACGTAAAAATACTCACCTTAAATGGACGAAGGACGAGGAATTCACGTTGACTTGGGCGTGGCTCGACGTTTCGGAGGACCACGAAATTggtaacttttatattttttt encodes:
- the LOC110884547 gene encoding aquaporin NIP2-1 — encoded protein: MSDIHPNSCGHELPNTTTNNRPKRSILSLVDYPPGFSRKVVAEVVATFLLVFVTCGAAALTTSDERKVSQLGASVAGGLIVTVMIYAVGHISGAHMNPAVTLAFATVGHFPWIQVPIYAAAQLTGSISASFALRVLLEQVKHLGTTTPSGTDLQALIMEIIVTFCMMFVTSAVATDSKAVGELAGIAVGSSVCITSILAGPVSGGSMNPARTIGPALASNNYKAIWVYIFGPITGTISGALCYSFIRHIDRPIQTVSSFKLRRMKSNDGNATEKDSPSFV